A single window of Leopardus geoffroyi isolate Oge1 chromosome D4, O.geoffroyi_Oge1_pat1.0, whole genome shotgun sequence DNA harbors:
- the LOC123593592 gene encoding 60S ribosomal protein L21-like, with protein MTNTKGKRRGTRYMFSRPFGKHGVVPLATYMRIYKKGDIVDIKGMGTVQKGMPHKCYHGKTRRVYSVTPHAIGIVVNKQVKGEILAKRINVRIERIKHSKSRDSFLKCVKENDQKKKEAKEKGTWIQLKCQPAPPREAHFVRTNGKEPELFEPIPYEFMA; from the coding sequence atgaccaacacaaagggaaagaggagaggtacTCGCTATATGTTCTCTAGGCCTTTTGGAAAACATGGAGTTGTTCCTTTGGCAACATACATGCGAATCTACAAGAAAGGTGATATTGTGGACATCAAGGGAATGGGCACTGTTCAAAAAGGAATGCCCCACAAATGTTACCATGGCAAAACCAGAAGAGTCTACAGTGTTACCCCTCATGCTATTGGCATTGTCGTAAACAAACAAGTTAAGGGCGAGATTCTTGCTAAGAGAATTAATGTACGTATCGAGCGCATTAAGCATTCAAAGAGCCGAGACAGCTTCCTGAAGTgtgtgaaggaaaatgatcagaaaaagaaggaagccaaggagaaaggtaCTTGGATTCAACTGaagtgccagcctgccccacccaGAGAAGCACACTTTGTGAGAACCAATGGCAAGGAGCCTGAGCTGTTCGAACCCATTCCCTATGAATTCATGGCGtga